ATCCTATATGAACGCACACAGAGACAAAGACTCAAGATTGGAATTTGGAAAGGATGCGAAAATTACCGAGAGCCGGACCGGCCGATGGCTTGCAGCGTCGCTCGCGTGCGTCGCGTCGTCACCGTGTGAGGACCCAGCCTGTGTGGCGTCCGGCCGCCGGCGCGCTGCCGCTGCCGATCTCCCGCATGTGTACGGGATGGCGATACGCAGGGGGCGTATGGTGTATGGTACGCGTCCACATAAATCCATCATGGATCGATTAGTCTTGTTAGTGGGAAAAAAAACTACGTGAAGAGATTTTTTTTCCAGAGAAAACTACTGGAGTACGTGAGAGAGATGGATCCGCAAGCGAACCGGCGTGCGTACAGGCCCGCACGTGTGTCCTCCTGCGTTGGGCCAGTGCGGCGGCCTGGCTGAAACGGGCTGACCCTGATGCACAGCTCTTGGGCCACCCTGATGCACTGGGCCTTATTACTTAATAGGTACTGCTAGCGATTTTTTTCACCCGTATTCCTGTGCATACGGGTCGGCCCAATGGGCTCCGCCCCTGCctggacggcggtgacgaggtcattAAGGACCCCGGTGATCTCTACCGGGGAGTAGACGACGGCAGGTGGCGCGGTGACGGGCAGCGACTGGCCGGTGGAGGCCCCCGCGGAGGAGCCGAGCGGCGCGGTGGAGTTGTTGACCGCGATGGCGGGAAGTACCAGCGGCACGGTGGAGTTGTCGACCGCGGCGGCGGGAAACGCCAGCGGCGCGGTGgagagggcggcggtggtggacaGCGGCAAGGTGGGCAGCGGCGGGGTGGGTGGTGGTGCAGACATGATCGGACCCAAGCTACCTGATACCAAGGTGTTAGGACCCAAGCTAcaaataatgattgcttcttgcttgattagattgatacatctcctctccttatatagagaggtttacttgactcctacgcaaacgataagataattgggctaagcccctaataacgataagataacttgggccacaacccactgggctaagcccctaacatGACGGTCATAACAACGTCGAATGCCAGCAATCACACTAATCCACATGGGCCGTCCTGGAGGGGAACTGTTACACGCGGATTATACTTACATTGTTTGGTTAATTCCACAGGGGCTAGAAGAATCGCGTTCACCTCGTGAAACGAATCCACAGAggcgcaaaaaaaactgggagggACAATTTGTAGTCTGTAGTGGATTGAATCTGGGTCAACCAAATGGGGTAGTAGGGATGGGGATTGTGTTAGACAGGGATTGAGGGGATTGGGTGACAAGTGATGATTCCACTAGGGGATTAGATCCCTAGTAACCAAACAAAGCCTTTAAGGCTTTGTTCGGTTGAGGTGGATTTTACGGGGGTTGGCAGGGATTGAGGGGGATTAAATCCCCTACAATACAAAATCCCCTCCAATCGCCTTGGGGAGAGGATTAACCAAACAAGGCCTAAAGGGTAAGAAACCCCAATAAGAACAAACATATGGAGGAATGATAAAGTTTCAAAACATGCTAAATGAGTCTGGATTATTTGCCCCTGGTGGCTGCCTATACCACCCCATGGATAACCATACAATTTCTGCCTCGAGATCTGTTCTACAGCTATACTACCAGACCACATCAGGTTGTCAGACTCAGAAGTGCTTACCATTATTGTTGCTAATCAAAAAACACAGAACACAGACAGTCAAATGGTCAGGTTAGTTTATTGGTGGCTGGTTAGTAGGCAGGAAACGTCGGCTGTGCCACCATACTGCCAGGTAAGCGTTTAATGACGCCGCTTGATCACTGATCACCTGTAAACATGCAGCTTTCCCAGAATGGGTGTTCTGTTAGTTTTAGAGAAAATAAGTGCTTGGCTTGGGTTTATAAAAAATAATAGAGTTGATGCTTTTATCAATTCTTCCTGTATTGCTGGTACGTCCTCGTGTCAGATTTGCTCGTGATGCTTTTATCAGTTCTTCCTGGGTTGCTGGTATAGTGGTATGTCCTTGTGTCAGCTTTGCTTGTATAATTTTTATTGGTCAAGTGCTGGTGATTTTTTTATATTGCTGTTTGAAAATGTGTAACCATTCTGACAACAGTATATACAGTGTTTTCATTAATGACTAATGTCAGAGACAACTGGGCACTAAATGATGCCTTAACATCTGGTTGATTAAACTATGACCACGAGCAAGAATGCAGCATGTGTGAATCTCTAAGTTTGAACCGACAGTGGATGAGATGGTGGTATAGCCCACAGGCAGTGCCCCccaggggaaggggggggggggatataTTATCCATACACCTATATGTCATAGATGATAAATAGATGATGTAACAGTTACCACACCATGGTTTACACCTGATGCTGCTTAGGAACATTTAGTATATTAGTATATATAGTACTTTTACAGACATATCCACCAGAGACATTAAAGATGTACATCACATTGTAGACATATGTACATCACTTCCCTACAATAAAATATATATAATTTTGCCACATCATATGCCTTGTATTTACCATGGTCTGGTATACATTGAAAGGCAGTAGTATATAAGGAATACACAAGCAATATTGTGAAAAGAAATCAATcacaagtttatataaaaaatcataACACATAAACGTTAAATGGTTGCCTTGTTTCATTCTCATGATGATAGCATTACTTTTTGTGACAACTGACCTAACTGAGGTTTGTATCGATAGAGATATATACTAGTACCAGCTAAGTTTAATCATTTAGATCCTCACAGCACAACAGGAAGGCGAATTCATCAGTAATAAGATATCATGGCACATGTCATCTATGATGTCTGATAAAACACAATAAAGTGATCATTGTCTGAAAGAATAATAAAAGGCATATCAAGTTTCTAAGTAAATTTTGTGCCCTGTCATAAGAACTAAACCTACAGGAGAAACCTAAAAAGAGGAACTGAAACCTATGAATAAGAAAATTATACATCATCTAAGTTTTATTGCGATGCGAAAGAGAAACAATCCTTCAGAGAAATAATGAAACAAAGCATACATGGATGCCCTTAAATGTTTTAAATTTTTACCTCATTGCACTGCACCTCCACAGCACGCAGACATAATTGATGCTTATCTCTTGTGTCCTTCGTAATCTTAACATTATACTTTCCATACGTCCCTTGACCATTTTGCAATGGAAGATACTCATCACACTGCAATTATTTCAAATATAATTTCAGAGGAAATACTGCTGCTTCAAAGTTAATCTATAGCACAGAGAAAGCCAATTGATATAGTTGGAAGAACGTCATCATCTCCTACTGTTTTCACAATGCAGTCACTAAGCAAAAGCTACTATGATCGATGCCGCAAAATATGGCATCCATCAGGCATAATAAAAATATAAATGAAGAGGACTGCAGGAGCTTCAAAAATCCCCTAAAGATGTTTCAGTCAAAAGGGTCTATTGGCTATTTACAAGCCAACTGGTTTTCCATTTTTAGTTGCAACTTGCAAGCATTATGCTCACATTTTTTAGTGCATTCATGAATATTTGAATCCTCCCATATTTGAACCCTACATTCTTAAAAAAATAGTGTTTTAGCATAGCATCTATTGGTTTCTCCTGTAAGAACTGTAAATTTGCATTATGTGTTTCATCACATAATTTTCCAGCTTCCGCATCTTGTGGGGATGCTTCATGCTTAAGTTCTCATATGGCACAATGGCATAGTTTGCTAATGATGTAATGTTGTTACTTGTAATGCTTCGGTTTGACTTATTATATTGTCATGCCTCCCTGGGTCATATAAGTAAGCCAGATTGCACATGCAATTATACCAGCATGACTGGGTTTCATTTGCACATCAGATCAATTCAAAGATGTTAAACAGATTGTTTAATGTAAGCAATCACCTTAACACTGTCGAACTGTGTGAGCATAACAATCACAGGACACTGATTTTCACAAACCATTTCCCAAAAATCCTCAAATGTCCTTACTAGTGGTCCTTGGGtggaaataaatcttgcaacacTGTTGTCCTCGGTAGCCTGCAAGTTTTACACCCCATCGTAAGCTCCTACCAATTATCTCAAACAACAATTAGAAAGCCAAAAGGAACATGCATACGATACAAACTTGACCTTtacaaagcttgcattgatgtaatcATTGCCTGAAATTTGACTGGTTGCTGATGATTTTAGCCGTACCCTGGTATCATCAACTAGAGACAAGGAATCAAATCTCAAATGCTGTCAAATCCATAATGCTACTAGGAGGTCTTACTTGGTTTGCACCCATGATCACCATAAATCCATGTACAAATACAGGAGGAAAATCTCACATGGTAAGACATCAATATAGCGGTTCTTCTCCCTATTGGCAGCATCACGAGCTACAGTGGACATTTTCATCATCTCCGGATGCATTGTTCTCATGCCCTGAAACGTCGCCAGCAGATATGAAAAATATATACTATGAATTTTCATGGTAGCTACAGTGATTTAATATCATGTACTGCCCGCAAAAAAATCAAACCATGAATGCAAGGATACAAGATATAAACATTTGACTAAATATCTGCTTGAAAACAAGCCAAACATCAATTAGATAGAAATGAACTGCCATGCAAGAAAAATGTGTATATAAAGCCAAGTAACATGCTACAACTATATTGGAGAAATAGGGCATTGGTAGAATAATAAAAATTGTCTAAACAGATCTACTTCCATGTAGTGAGCCAGTGATATGAAGAGAGTAAGATTAAGTATAAAATTTAGAGATGGGAATAGAACCCTAGGGAATTTAACTTCTACAAATCAAACTCAATCCTGATGGGAGTAAGGATCTACAGCTTCTCAAGTTAATCCATCCTTATCCCACTCAAAATCTTGTATCACCGTGGTGTTAACTAAGTAAATTCTGACAGGAGCAACTGGTACTGATGCATCAACATAAACATTTTTCTTGCATGGCCACAAATGCCACAAAGTGGGAAACTACATTTCAACATATATGGCATAAGATCCACAATGGTTCACGTAAAAGCAATCTGGGATCAGCACTTCATAGGGAAACTAATACATAAACCATGTAAGGAAAGGCGCATCCAGGGCCCAAGATATTTTCAGTTGTGCATCCATTGCTTTGGTTACAATTCTAGAATTTCGTAAGACATATACCTCTGTTACTGGAAAAGGAATAATTCTTGGGTTATTTAACTACATGATTGCGTTTATTGGCACGAAAAGGCCATGTCAATTTATGAAAAAGACCAAAATCCCGGCATAACAAGGGCGCTCACTACCTACCCAAAGGCCAAAGCAGTAACTCAGCCAGTAAACCACGGCAACACGCTGTAGATGCTAAATTGCCGTATTTTACCGACCAAGAGCGCGCAATATTTGGCAGACATTTCAGAATCATTACGCAGCCGGATTGGTAGCTGGGGAAAAAACACAATCAAACCTGAAGCCGTTGGAACTCGTCGGACAAGGCATCCAGCTGCTTGCTCCTCCGCTCGAAATGCGCGAGCGCGTCCTTGCATAGCTTGATCTGCTCGTGTGTCAGCGCCAACGGCGGAGGGTCGGCCTCGATGTCGAAGGGGTCGAACGCGACCCCGGGGACCGGACCCCCGGAGTACTGAGCATCGGCATGCGTATGGCGGGAGCCGGATCCGGCGAGGCGGGTGACGGCCCTCGCCTTCTcgcggaggccgccgccgccgcgggagcTCGTCGCGTTCCCCGTGACTGCGAAGGCGGGCTCACGGCAGCGCTTGGAGAGGGGCGCGGTCGCGGGGGCGGAGGGCTGGTCGGGCTCGTTGCCGTGGTGACTGGTGAGGTTGACGAGGAAAGGAAAATTGTGTGGTCGTTGAGCAGAATTGTTTCTTTGCACAAAAATGAaatttatatttatttcctcgaAATTTACATAGTCGAGTTCGAATGGAGCGGTTATTCGACTGTTTTATATGGATTTCCTTTTGCGAGGGACACATGCTAGGCTGAGATCTCCTTGCACACAATTTTAGTCACTCAATGCAAACACGCTTAGTATATAAATGTGTGGACCGTTAGCTGACCTTATTATATGTTGATTAATGAAATAACTAAAATTAATACTTCTTCATAAAAGAAATCTTCTATGGATAGCTAGCCTTTTCAATTTGGACCTGGTGCCACAACCGGTTAGAGGTTAACAACCTCCCTGTCAAATCCTGACATGGATTGACAGAACTAAGTTactgttgtaagtgcatctagtgccatccctagttggttttgaaGTATTGACGATAAACGTGGTTGagtgactaatgtgtttgtgagaattgcaggataacacaggtagaagttccTCATTGACTCAGTTGTTtatcagagatgacccctaaatatgtatgaagacattaaagacaatagtggttcgtgaagacattcacgtcgAGGGCAATGACTGAAAGTGCAATATTGCACTAAAGTGTTTTTGACATCTATGACAACTTCATTTGTGTTTCTAACCACATGCTCTAAGTGTTAACAGCCCTGATTAAGCTAAAAGTGAAGTATGGATTGTTATTTCCTCTTATATTGAAAAAAGAAAAAGCGGTGTGCTCAAGAAAAGAAGAGTACCATAAAGTTTTCTTATTTCTTGAGTCCTTAGGGCAGCCACACTATCAAGAGGGGGTGCACCATAAAAACATCCGGGGAATCAACTTACCTTCTCACATTGATATGAAAATCTTAGTACCAAGTTTCTGTTCAGGCCGGAACTTCCGGGACGGCCGGAATGTCCGGGACGGGTCCGGGAAGCTTGGGGGGCACCCAGAGAAACTGCACTTTTCGTGCAATCTCTCTGTGTAGCCCGGAACCTCGTCGGACCCTGGTCGGAACTTCcgtcccccggaacttccgggcacCGGAATTTCTGTCCCCTGTTTCAGCAGCTTCCGGGGTACTACTGGGTGGTGCAAACTCTCTGTGTAGCCCGGAACCTGTCCAGAACTTGGCCGGAACTTCCGGGGTCCGGAACTTCCGGGCTACGCAGAAATCTGCCTCCAACGACCAGATTTCATCCCGGCCTAtaaatagtcttcttcttcctcacgaaggGTTTGACGACTCCATTTCTCTCACCTCCATTTTCGGATCTCAATTTCTTGGAGATCTCCCTCCTTAGCCAACCCAAACTCTTGATCTTTTGAGAAGCGAAGGAGAAGTGCTCGATCTACACATTCACCAAAGCGAAAGTTGATTCCCCCCTTTGTTTTTGTGGtgcatcttgttactcttggaggttggagactcctaggcggtaggagtgctccggcaaggaatcgaccattgtgatttcccccggaaagtttgtgagggtttggagaccaccccaaggtctaccactagtggttgagaaacgccttcgtggtgttgtctcaaagagagaatagggtgagccttcgtggtaacatccacctctctgaacggtgacgtagcttccctccaaggaagtgaacatcgacatacatcctcgtctctcggagttgcggttattcctaaccctaactctctacttgtggttacttgtctcttagcacttacttatatcatattgtgcttgcttactcacatATTTGTGtcacttgtttatcttgcttagctcattagtatcatacttgcaatt
The window above is part of the Triticum aestivum cultivar Chinese Spring chromosome 2A, IWGSC CS RefSeq v2.1, whole genome shotgun sequence genome. Proteins encoded here:
- the LOC123191623 gene encoding protein-tyrosine-phosphatase PTP1 → MCRITAPFELDYVNFEEININFIFVQRNNSAQRPHNFPFLVNLTSHHGNEPDQPSAPATAPLSKRCREPAFAVTGNATSSRGGGGLREKARAVTRLAGSGSRHTHADAQYSGGPVPGVAFDPFDIEADPPPLALTHEQIKLCKDALAHFERRSKQLDALSDEFQRLQGMRTMHPEMMKMSTVARDAANREKNRYIDVLPFDDTRVRLKSSATSQISGNDYINASFVKATEDNSVARFISTQGPLVRTFEDFWEMVCENQCPVIVMLTQFDSVKCDEYLPLQNGQGTYGKYNVKITKDTRDKHQLCLRAVEVQCNESGKVHSVLHIEYPDWPDHGVPTSTDAVRQIQKRLHHIPREHPIVAHCSAGIGRTGAYITIHSSIEGILLGDTSSYDLVETVKKFRSQRTGMVQTEQQYMFCYRAIANELKDLLRSSGR